Proteins encoded in a region of the Bacillus sp. T3 genome:
- the dapD gene encoding 2,3,4,5-tetrahydropyridine-2,6-dicarboxylate N-acetyltransferase: MESNSIVQLLKNAKKKTLVKAFIQGRLSEIDFGEASKVIHFGDGGIVIGDWGDIKAAIDQHSDIISDYFIETDRRNSLIDLLDIKEINARIEPGAIIREGVIIEDDAVVMMGACVNIGAHIGEKTMIDMNAVIGGGAKIGKRCHIGAGVVIKGVISSPTASPVIIEDDVIIGPNAVIMESVTIGKGAIIRAGVVVTKNVRNGEVL, translated from the coding sequence ATGGAGAGTAACAGTATTGTCCAATTATTAAAAAATGCAAAAAAGAAAACTTTAGTAAAAGCATTTATTCAAGGTCGACTGTCAGAAATCGATTTCGGGGAAGCGAGTAAGGTGATTCATTTCGGTGATGGCGGGATTGTGATTGGCGATTGGGGCGACATTAAAGCTGCAATTGATCAACATTCCGATATTATTTCTGACTATTTCATCGAAACAGACCGTCGTAACTCATTAATCGATCTGTTAGACATTAAGGAGATAAATGCACGGATTGAGCCTGGTGCGATCATTCGCGAGGGAGTCATCATTGAAGATGATGCCGTAGTGATGATGGGAGCCTGTGTTAATATTGGAGCACATATTGGTGAAAAAACAATGATTGACATGAACGCTGTGATTGGCGGTGGGGCGAAAATCGGGAAACGATGTCATATTGGAGCAGGAGTCGTCATTAAAGGAGTTATTTCCTCTCCCACTGCTTCACCGGTTATCATAGAAGATGATGTGATCATCGGTCCTAATGCCGTAATTATGGAGAGTGTAACGATTGGGAAGGGTGCAATCATTCGCGCTGGTGTTGTGGTCACGAAAAATGTTCGTAACGGTGAGGTACTCTGA
- the crcB gene encoding fluoride efflux transporter CrcB, producing MKLIFVMLGGFFGAICRFALGEWLNADNGFPIGTLIINILGCFFLGWFLTFGSIKKKVNPELTLLIGTGFTGAFTTFSTFSVETLRLLQKDFIFQAVIYVLLSIFVGLGMSYIGWRIAKSRRHEGGTV from the coding sequence ATGAAATTAATATTTGTTATGTTAGGTGGATTTTTTGGTGCAATTTGCCGGTTTGCATTAGGAGAATGGTTAAATGCTGATAATGGATTTCCTATTGGTACGTTAATCATTAATATACTTGGGTGCTTTTTTCTCGGCTGGTTTCTAACCTTTGGTAGCATCAAGAAAAAGGTTAATCCGGAATTAACCCTGTTAATTGGAACGGGTTTCACCGGGGCTTTTACAACTTTTTCAACCTTTTCTGTTGAGACGTTACGATTACTCCAAAAGGATTTTATTTTTCAAGCAGTAATCTATGTGCTATTATCCATTTTTGTTGGTTTAGGTATGAGTTATATTGGCTGGAGAATTGCAAAATCCAGAAGACATGAAGGCGGTACAGTATGA
- the crcB gene encoding fluoride efflux transporter CrcB, translating into MIWLIGFGGSLGAATRYLLGGYINNKNSKWSPFPLGTWIINITGSFILGLLAHLYQNYSINEALWLFAGVGFCGAYTTFSTFGYETITLIHNQKIKLAVFYVAVSVIIGIMSAWLGYILI; encoded by the coding sequence ATGATTTGGTTAATCGGATTTGGTGGCTCATTAGGGGCAGCTACAAGATACTTATTAGGTGGCTACATCAATAATAAAAATAGTAAATGGAGTCCTTTTCCACTTGGAACATGGATTATAAATATTACCGGTTCCTTTATTCTTGGATTGTTAGCTCATCTTTATCAAAACTATTCTATCAATGAAGCGCTTTGGTTGTTTGCAGGGGTTGGTTTTTGTGGTGCCTATACAACGTTTTCTACCTTTGGTTATGAGACTATCACCTTAATCCATAATCAAAAAATAAAATTAGCGGTATTTTATGTAGCAGTATCTGTTATCATTGGGATTATGTCTGCGTGGTTAGGATATATTCTGATTTAA